One window from the genome of Cyclobacterium amurskyense encodes:
- a CDS encoding cell division protein ZapA, which produces MDTLSIRIKIGDREYPMKVKTDEEARIRRVGKLINDKIKKYREEFGLEDRQDLLAMVAFDCMVEFLEIKDDQTEGTEQVKHVLQQVNQNLESLL; this is translated from the coding sequence ATGGATACACTTTCGATAAGAATTAAAATTGGGGATAGAGAATATCCAATGAAAGTGAAGACCGATGAGGAAGCCAGAATCAGAAGGGTAGGTAAATTAATTAACGATAAAATAAAAAAGTACAGAGAGGAATTTGGACTGGAGGATCGTCAGGACTTGTTGGCAATGGTGGCTTTCGATTGCATGGTTGAATTCCTTGAAATTAAGGATGACCAAACGGAAGGTACTGAGCAAGTCAAGCATGTACTTCAACAGGTGAACCAAAATCTTGAATCATTGCTCTGA
- a CDS encoding helix-turn-helix domain-containing protein: MPIISITNMVCPRCVMAVERVLKDMDVPYEQVELGTVFFKQELQPLQLQQFEEQLRNLGFSIAKSREEVWIESVKRILIELLDKDPSHLNSPISNLLVEKVGMDYSRLSQLFSHSQGKTIAQYFIELKIEKAKEWLSVEEYNISQIAWKLGYGSVQYFSTQFKKTTGLTPSEFKNSPEKSRKYLDSLDSVK; the protein is encoded by the coding sequence ATGCCAATAATTTCTATTACAAATATGGTTTGTCCTCGATGCGTAATGGCAGTGGAGAGGGTTTTAAAGGATATGGATGTTCCATATGAACAGGTAGAACTTGGGACAGTATTTTTTAAACAAGAACTTCAGCCCTTACAACTCCAGCAATTTGAAGAACAATTGCGGAACCTTGGTTTTTCTATAGCGAAAAGCAGGGAAGAGGTATGGATTGAATCCGTAAAAAGGATATTGATTGAGCTTTTGGATAAAGATCCTTCTCACCTTAATTCCCCCATTTCAAATTTGTTAGTTGAAAAAGTTGGGATGGACTACAGTCGCCTTAGTCAATTGTTTAGCCATTCTCAGGGAAAGACAATTGCACAATATTTTATTGAATTAAAAATTGAAAAAGCTAAGGAATGGTTAAGTGTTGAAGAATACAATATAAGTCAGATCGCTTGGAAACTCGGTTATGGGAGTGTGCAATATTTTTCTACACAGTTTAAGAAAACCACAGGTTTAACTCCCAGTGAGTTTAAAAATTCTCCAGAGAAATCACGCAAATACCTGGATAGTTTAGATAGCGTGAAATAA
- a CDS encoding efflux RND transporter permease subunit, which yields MTPFRLVILFFVASIIGIALIPKLSVDLNPPEKEPILNISYSVRGASPELVEKLATSPLEGAFTQLSELKKTTSESNYNSGNIQLRFDKRTDMDYKKFEVAALIRQVFPSMDSKVSYPNVTQSSQKSIQEKKPILTYSINGPFASFEIRKIAEDVLISELNRVEEIETIEIRGANALYLYVIYDIQKLQSLKFSRSTLENKIRNSFGRNFPGLVKNVSGESMFLEIDRSIVDKSALENLLLGSVDGKAIYLKDVATLTLEESTPQQYYRINGNNSVNLTITNRDGVNKVLLAQKIKEIINASKVNLPEGFDVRLEFDDTSFLDKELKKIYKRSGLSILILVVFIFLINRNFKYLLTLFLGIIVNVSLTVIILYLLKVNIHMYSLAGLTISFGLIVDNAIIMIDHLHKHKNRKVFLALLAASLTTIVALLMVFLLPEDDRRNLGEFSVVVAVMLAVSLLVALLFTPAMYDLLFGEKQKSIKRLTLTQLRKRVVAFTKFHQFIGFVARFRKSFVIILILLFGLPIFYLPANWEGQEWYNKTVGNSYYQEEIRPYVDKTFGGSFRMFVRGVFEKSSYREAERTRLYVNATLPFGNTLEQMNFIMGEFETFLKGVEGVDKFVTTVRSGQSARIEITFTEEHETSALPYRLKGKLAMKSTDWSGVRWSIYGVGQGFSVGPGGEGIPSFRAELRGYNYSELERQSEVLAEKLLAHRRIQEVNTNERRGWSEKKTEEYVLRFDQRRLAMAGANQFEVVNALNDLSQHAQPSMYLEVDNDKYGVVVKEKKSDRFSKFDLENTSLISSEDRIFKVSGFGSLKKESTTNALHKEDRQYIRLVSFDYMGSAKFGGEYLDEVIEEMKVSMPIGYSISKQSYSWNYDKAKRQYSLLLVLIVGIFFICSILFENFKQPLYIIFIIPISFIGLFLIFSLFDFYFDQGGYAAFVMLGGLAVNAAIFIVNDLNNRTKGNYNRNVLKAVGGKATPILLTVLSTCFGLIPFVMEGQGEIFWFSLAIGTIGGLVFSMVGVFLALPVFLWKKNG from the coding sequence ATGACACCTTTTCGATTAGTTATCCTCTTTTTTGTGGCCTCAATTATAGGGATTGCTTTGATTCCCAAGCTGTCTGTGGATCTCAATCCTCCAGAAAAGGAGCCAATATTAAATATTAGTTATAGTGTTCGTGGTGCTTCGCCTGAATTGGTGGAAAAACTTGCGACCTCACCATTGGAAGGAGCCTTTACCCAACTATCAGAATTGAAGAAAACCACTTCAGAATCCAATTATAATTCTGGGAATATTCAATTGCGCTTTGACAAACGCACGGACATGGACTACAAAAAATTTGAAGTCGCAGCATTGATCCGGCAGGTTTTTCCCTCAATGGATAGTAAGGTCAGTTACCCGAATGTGACTCAATCCTCACAGAAGAGCATTCAGGAAAAAAAACCAATTCTAACTTACAGCATCAATGGCCCATTTGCCTCTTTTGAGATTAGGAAAATTGCCGAAGATGTCCTGATAAGCGAATTAAATCGAGTAGAAGAAATTGAAACCATAGAGATTAGAGGTGCAAATGCGCTCTACCTTTATGTTATTTATGACATCCAAAAACTACAATCATTAAAATTTTCCAGGTCTACCTTGGAGAATAAAATAAGGAATTCTTTTGGTAGAAATTTCCCTGGCTTAGTGAAAAATGTGTCTGGGGAATCCATGTTTTTGGAAATTGATCGCTCCATAGTGGATAAAAGTGCTTTGGAGAACCTATTGTTAGGCAGTGTGGATGGCAAAGCGATTTACCTCAAAGATGTTGCGACCCTTACCCTTGAGGAATCAACGCCTCAGCAATATTATAGGATCAATGGCAACAATTCAGTGAACCTTACCATCACCAATAGGGATGGGGTAAATAAGGTTTTGCTGGCGCAGAAGATTAAAGAGATAATTAATGCATCAAAAGTGAACCTTCCGGAGGGCTTTGATGTAAGGTTGGAATTTGACGACACTTCTTTCCTGGATAAGGAGCTAAAGAAAATATACAAACGATCCGGTTTGTCCATATTGATTTTGGTGGTGTTTATATTTTTAATCAATCGTAACTTCAAATATTTACTGACCTTATTTTTAGGCATTATAGTCAATGTTAGTTTAACAGTAATTATTCTTTACTTGTTAAAAGTGAACATTCACATGTATTCCTTGGCGGGTTTGACCATTTCTTTTGGGCTGATTGTCGACAATGCCATCATTATGATTGATCATTTGCACAAGCATAAAAACAGAAAAGTGTTTTTAGCCCTTCTTGCAGCCTCACTTACCACCATAGTGGCATTGCTTATGGTTTTTTTACTGCCTGAAGATGACAGGCGAAACCTTGGGGAATTCTCTGTGGTAGTAGCTGTAATGCTAGCCGTTTCCTTGTTGGTGGCATTGTTATTTACGCCTGCCATGTATGATTTGCTCTTCGGAGAGAAGCAAAAATCCATCAAAAGACTAACACTAACTCAGCTTAGAAAGCGAGTGGTAGCCTTTACTAAATTCCATCAGTTTATAGGCTTTGTCGCGAGATTTAGGAAATCATTTGTAATTATACTGATCTTATTGTTTGGGCTTCCTATATTTTATCTACCAGCTAATTGGGAAGGACAGGAGTGGTACAATAAAACAGTGGGAAATAGTTACTATCAAGAAGAAATCAGACCCTATGTAGACAAAACTTTTGGAGGTTCTTTCAGGATGTTTGTTCGTGGTGTGTTTGAAAAGTCTTCTTACCGAGAGGCGGAGAGAACCAGACTTTATGTCAATGCGACATTGCCATTTGGGAATACTTTAGAGCAAATGAACTTTATAATGGGAGAGTTTGAAACTTTCCTCAAAGGTGTGGAAGGTGTGGATAAATTTGTGACCACTGTTCGTTCCGGACAGAGCGCACGTATAGAAATCACCTTTACTGAAGAGCATGAAACCTCAGCTTTGCCTTATAGGCTTAAGGGAAAGTTGGCAATGAAGTCAACCGATTGGAGTGGTGTTCGATGGAGTATTTATGGTGTTGGACAGGGCTTTTCGGTAGGGCCAGGTGGTGAAGGGATTCCCAGCTTCAGAGCTGAACTGAGAGGGTATAATTATTCGGAACTTGAAAGGCAGTCTGAGGTTTTGGCGGAAAAGTTATTGGCTCATAGAAGAATTCAGGAAGTAAATACCAATGAACGTCGTGGCTGGTCAGAGAAAAAAACAGAGGAATATGTTTTGCGTTTTGACCAACGTAGGTTGGCAATGGCTGGAGCCAATCAATTCGAGGTGGTGAATGCCCTTAATGATTTGTCCCAACATGCTCAGCCTTCCATGTATTTGGAGGTGGACAATGATAAGTATGGGGTTGTGGTAAAAGAGAAAAAATCAGACCGGTTTTCAAAGTTTGACCTGGAAAACACCAGTTTGATATCGAGTGAAGATAGGATTTTTAAAGTCTCGGGTTTTGGTTCTCTGAAAAAAGAAAGTACGACCAATGCGCTTCATAAGGAGGACCGGCAATACATCCGACTGGTATCCTTTGATTATATGGGTTCTGCAAAATTTGGAGGGGAATACCTGGACGAAGTCATTGAAGAAATGAAAGTTAGTATGCCAATAGGTTACTCTATAAGTAAACAATCCTATAGCTGGAATTATGACAAGGCCAAAAGACAATATAGCCTGTTGTTGGTGTTAATCGTGGGGATATTCTTCATTTGTTCCATTCTATTTGAAAATTTCAAGCAGCCCTTGTATATAATCTTCATTATCCCCATTTCTTTTATTGGCTTGTTTCTGATATTTTCATTGTTCGACTTCTATTTTGACCAAGGAGGTTATGCTGCTTTTGTGATGCTTGGTGGGTTAGCAGTGAATGCCGCTATATTTATTGTCAATGATCTTAATAACCGAACCAAAGGCAATTACAATCGAAACGTATTAAAGGCGGTAGGAGGCAAGGCCACCCCTATTTTATTGACAGTCCTTTCTACTTGCTTTGGATTGATACCATTTGTCATGGAGGGACAGGGTGAGATTTTTTGGTTTTCATTGGCTATAGGTACTATTGGTGGTTTGGTGTTTAGTATGGTGGGTGTATTTTTGGCCCTCCCAGTATTCCTGTGGAAGAAAAATGGGTAG
- the pheT gene encoding phenylalanine--tRNA ligase subunit beta, producing MKISINRLKDYIPFDLSTKEIADLLTAGGLEVEGVTTYESVKGSLNGVVVGEVLSCEPHPNADKLSLTKVDLGNEIVPIVCGAPNVAKGQKVPVATVGAILYPLSGESFEIKKAKIRGEVSLGMICAEDELGLGAGHDGILVLDTDLPNGSPVGPLFDIKQTEVLEIGLTPNRADAASHLGVARDLKALLKKDLVLTDVDAFTIDNSDRIIEVSVADNEDCPRYSGLTLSNVKVAPSPKWLQDYLKAIGLEPINNVVDITNFILHDLGQPLHAFDADKIQGNKIEVKRMPSGTKFVTLDGKERELSGEELMICDESEGLCIAGTLGGLDSGVSEQTSTIFLESACFGTDVVRKGAQFHGIKTDASFRFERGTDPNMPVFALKMAALLIKELTGAVVSSPITDIYPDPVADFEIPVSYRHVDRLIGQEIGKERIKEILESLEIKVSNETESGFVAVVKPYRVDVTREADIIEEVLRIYGFESIPLKEDYQADFLAEHPEKDTNKLQYRVTEMLAGIGYSEILTNSLTKSSYATQASFLDQEKDVVILNKLSEDLGVLRQSLLFTGLEVLAHNINRRQKDLKLFEFGTVYAKGSEGYDEGQRLSLFLTGNATRENWMQAVKAVTFTDLYAVVEALLTKLNISNQEVNVIETSPYLFGLELVVNKKPVGHIGLLSPEIGKLADVKQEVYFAELDWTRLTKLAKSQGKFQEISKFPEVRRDLSLVIDQEITFDQIKQLATTAGGKLLKRINVFDMYKGDKLEEGKKAYALSFYLQDNQQTLTDKVIDKTMGKLMQTFEKNAGALIRK from the coding sequence ATGAAAATTTCGATCAATCGACTCAAAGATTATATACCGTTCGATCTGTCTACCAAAGAAATTGCTGATCTGCTTACTGCAGGTGGCTTGGAAGTAGAAGGGGTAACGACCTATGAATCAGTTAAAGGAAGCCTTAATGGCGTAGTAGTGGGGGAAGTGCTAAGCTGTGAGCCTCACCCTAATGCAGATAAACTTAGCCTAACAAAAGTAGATTTAGGCAATGAAATTGTACCTATAGTTTGTGGTGCGCCGAATGTGGCCAAAGGCCAGAAAGTACCCGTGGCCACCGTTGGTGCCATATTGTATCCTTTGTCCGGAGAATCATTTGAAATTAAAAAAGCTAAAATTCGCGGAGAAGTTTCTTTGGGTATGATCTGTGCAGAGGATGAACTAGGTCTTGGTGCAGGGCATGACGGAATTTTGGTGTTAGATACTGATCTTCCAAATGGCAGTCCTGTAGGACCACTGTTTGATATAAAACAAACAGAAGTGCTAGAGATTGGTTTAACACCAAATCGTGCAGATGCCGCTTCCCATTTGGGGGTAGCCCGAGATTTGAAAGCACTTTTAAAAAAGGACTTGGTACTGACAGATGTTGATGCATTTACCATTGACAATTCAGACCGAATCATAGAAGTTAGTGTAGCTGATAACGAGGATTGTCCACGGTATTCAGGCCTGACGCTTAGTAATGTTAAGGTTGCGCCCTCTCCAAAATGGCTTCAAGATTACCTTAAAGCGATTGGTCTTGAACCTATCAACAATGTTGTAGATATTACCAATTTCATCCTTCATGACTTGGGTCAGCCCTTGCATGCATTTGATGCGGATAAAATACAGGGAAACAAGATAGAGGTGAAAAGAATGCCTTCAGGAACGAAATTCGTCACTTTGGATGGGAAAGAAAGAGAGTTGTCTGGAGAAGAATTGATGATTTGTGATGAATCAGAAGGACTTTGTATTGCAGGAACACTAGGCGGACTTGATTCTGGAGTAAGTGAGCAAACTTCTACAATTTTTCTTGAAAGTGCATGCTTCGGAACGGATGTAGTTAGAAAAGGAGCTCAGTTCCATGGTATCAAAACAGATGCTTCATTCCGTTTTGAAAGAGGTACTGATCCCAATATGCCTGTATTTGCCTTGAAAATGGCAGCTTTGCTTATCAAGGAGCTAACCGGCGCCGTTGTAAGTTCTCCAATCACTGATATCTACCCAGATCCAGTTGCAGATTTCGAAATTCCAGTCAGTTACCGACATGTCGATAGATTGATAGGACAAGAAATAGGTAAAGAAAGGATTAAAGAAATTCTTGAATCTCTGGAGATTAAGGTAAGTAATGAAACCGAGTCTGGTTTTGTTGCGGTGGTAAAACCGTATAGAGTGGATGTGACCAGAGAGGCCGACATCATTGAGGAAGTGCTAAGAATATATGGGTTCGAATCCATACCTTTAAAAGAGGATTATCAAGCTGATTTCCTTGCTGAGCACCCAGAAAAGGACACAAACAAATTACAATACAGGGTTACTGAAATGTTGGCAGGTATAGGTTATAGTGAAATACTGACCAATTCCCTTACCAAATCAAGTTATGCCACCCAAGCATCCTTCCTTGATCAGGAAAAGGACGTAGTTATTTTAAATAAACTAAGTGAGGATTTGGGAGTGCTTCGCCAAAGCTTATTGTTTACTGGCTTGGAAGTGTTGGCTCACAATATTAACAGAAGGCAGAAGGACCTGAAATTGTTTGAGTTTGGAACTGTTTACGCAAAAGGCTCTGAGGGTTATGACGAAGGGCAAAGGCTTTCTCTTTTTCTAACCGGAAATGCTACGCGTGAAAATTGGATGCAGGCAGTGAAAGCTGTCACTTTTACAGATTTGTATGCTGTAGTGGAAGCTTTGTTAACAAAGCTAAATATCTCCAATCAAGAGGTGAATGTTATTGAAACCAGCCCCTATTTATTTGGCTTGGAATTAGTAGTGAATAAAAAGCCTGTAGGGCATATAGGTCTTTTATCTCCAGAGATTGGTAAGTTGGCGGATGTCAAGCAGGAAGTTTATTTTGCAGAGCTTGACTGGACTAGGCTTACCAAATTGGCTAAATCTCAGGGGAAATTTCAGGAAATATCAAAGTTCCCTGAAGTTAGAAGGGATTTGTCCCTAGTAATCGATCAAGAGATCACCTTTGATCAAATTAAACAATTGGCTACCACGGCTGGAGGCAAATTGTTGAAAAGAATTAATGTCTTTGACATGTATAAAGGGGATAAATTGGAGGAAGGAAAGAAGGCGTATGCCTTAAGTTTCTACCTTCAGGACAATCAGCAAACCCTTACAGATAAGGTTATTGACAAAACCATGGGGAAATTAATGCAAACCTTCGAAAAAAATGCTGGTGCTTTGATTAGAAAATAA
- the rny gene encoding ribonuclease Y produces MGISIYIILSGAIGVLIGAFLAGLIIKNNSKKIEDEAREKARSLVREAEITAEGIRKDKILEAKEKYLKLKSDFEEEVGKKKNILITNENKLKQREQILSKEMEQIKRKEAELDSKKENLNAQLHAVQVRKDELDKVTHQRITDLEKVALLTREEAREQLIEMLKDEAATKASSHIKDILDQAKLSATKQAKKIVLDTIQRTATEHAIENCVSVFNIESDDVKGKIIGREGRNIRALEAATGVEIVVDDTPEAIIISGFDPVRREIARLSLHRLVQDGRIHPARIEEVVAKTEKNIDEEIIEIGERTCIDLGIHGLHPELIKMVGRMRFRSSYGQNLLQHSREVAKLCATMAAEMGFNAKLAKRAGLLHDIGKVYPEEAELPHAILGMELAKKHKEHPEVINAIGAHHDEIEMTSMLSPIVQACDAISGSRPGARREIMDSYIKRLKDLEELALSFEGVNKCFAMQAGRELRVLVDADNVSDTTAGNLSFEISQKIEKEMQYPGQIKITVIREMRSVNYAK; encoded by the coding sequence ATGGGAATTTCAATATACATAATACTATCCGGCGCAATTGGCGTTTTGATCGGGGCTTTCCTGGCAGGATTAATTATTAAAAATAACAGTAAGAAAATAGAAGACGAGGCTCGCGAAAAAGCGCGCAGCCTTGTTCGTGAGGCAGAAATAACTGCAGAGGGTATAAGAAAAGACAAGATTCTGGAAGCCAAGGAAAAATACCTTAAGCTAAAATCAGATTTTGAAGAGGAAGTAGGTAAAAAGAAGAATATTCTTATCACCAATGAGAATAAACTTAAACAACGTGAGCAGATCCTATCTAAGGAGATGGAGCAAATCAAAAGGAAGGAAGCTGAGCTCGATAGTAAAAAAGAAAACCTCAATGCCCAGTTGCATGCCGTTCAGGTACGAAAAGATGAACTGGATAAAGTAACTCATCAACGCATTACCGATCTTGAAAAAGTAGCCTTACTTACTAGGGAAGAAGCAAGGGAACAATTGATAGAAATGCTTAAAGATGAAGCAGCTACTAAAGCCTCATCACATATCAAAGACATCCTGGATCAAGCCAAATTAAGTGCTACCAAACAAGCCAAAAAGATTGTTTTGGATACCATTCAGCGAACAGCTACAGAGCATGCAATTGAAAACTGTGTGTCCGTGTTTAATATTGAGAGTGATGATGTTAAAGGTAAAATCATCGGTAGAGAAGGTAGAAATATCAGAGCGCTAGAAGCTGCCACAGGAGTGGAAATTGTAGTTGACGATACCCCTGAAGCCATTATTATATCAGGATTCGATCCTGTTAGAAGAGAAATTGCCAGATTATCACTGCACCGTCTTGTTCAGGATGGAAGGATACACCCTGCACGAATAGAGGAAGTGGTTGCTAAAACGGAAAAAAATATTGATGAAGAAATCATCGAAATTGGTGAAAGAACTTGTATAGATCTTGGTATTCATGGATTACATCCTGAATTAATCAAGATGGTAGGAAGGATGCGTTTCCGATCTTCCTATGGTCAAAACCTTCTTCAACACTCTAGGGAAGTGGCTAAGTTATGTGCTACCATGGCTGCTGAAATGGGCTTTAATGCCAAGTTGGCCAAGAGAGCAGGATTACTTCATGATATTGGTAAGGTGTATCCTGAAGAGGCCGAATTACCTCATGCTATTTTAGGTATGGAGTTGGCTAAAAAGCACAAAGAGCACCCTGAAGTCATTAACGCTATAGGAGCTCACCACGATGAGATAGAAATGACATCCATGTTGTCCCCAATTGTTCAGGCCTGTGATGCCATCTCTGGGTCACGTCCTGGTGCACGTAGGGAGATTATGGACAGCTATATCAAAAGACTAAAGGATTTGGAAGAATTGGCTTTAAGCTTTGAGGGAGTAAACAAATGTTTCGCCATGCAGGCAGGTCGGGAGCTACGCGTACTTGTAGATGCTGACAATGTGAGTGATACTACTGCCGGAAATCTGTCTTTTGAGATCTCTCAAAAAATCGAAAAAGAAATGCAGTACCCAGGTCAGATAAAGATTACTGTAATAAGGGAAATGAGGTCAGTGAATTATGCCAAATAA